From a single Spirochaetaceae bacterium genomic region:
- a CDS encoding ATP-binding protein, with product MLGLIRDKKYFVLHAPRQTGKTSALLELRDLLNGGAQGDFRCVYANVEAGQAMRENVAEAMRTVLSQFALRASLTLGDDTLQRVCSEAMNSAGPGGALSLTLSRWAAADRKPLVLLIDEIDALVGDTLLSVLRQLRSGYDQRPAAFPHSIILCGVRDVRDYRIHSTAEDRMVLGGSAFNVKAKSLRLGDFSEREVRALLAQHTAATGQAFTAEAVRLILTRTAGQPWLVNALCREACFEDEVGRNRERPITADAIVAAQERLILRRDTHIDELANKLREERVRRLVEPILTGAAETACSDEDLYYVRDLGLVAQADDGPPRIANPIYAEVVPRHLNYAVQETLPQRMVWYVDAAGVLDVEGLIAAFQEFFREHSEHWVQRFEQYHEAGPQLLLQAHLQRIVNGGGRIEREYALGRGRTDLLIVWPQGGRERRFVVECKVLRKGLERTIAEGVEQTQGYMDRCGAEAGHLVVFDRTPDRTWAEKIFRRAPAEAGVPVTVWGM from the coding sequence GTGCTCGGCTTGATCCGGGACAAGAAGTACTTCGTGCTGCACGCGCCGCGGCAGACCGGCAAGACCTCGGCGCTGCTGGAGTTGCGCGACCTGCTGAACGGCGGCGCGCAGGGCGACTTCCGTTGCGTGTACGCGAACGTCGAGGCGGGCCAGGCGATGCGCGAAAACGTGGCGGAAGCGATGCGCACCGTGCTGTCCCAGTTTGCGCTCAGGGCGAGTCTGACGTTGGGCGACGACACGCTGCAGCGCGTCTGCAGCGAGGCCATGAACAGCGCCGGGCCGGGTGGCGCCCTGAGCCTGACGCTGAGCCGCTGGGCGGCTGCCGACCGCAAGCCGCTGGTGCTGCTGATCGACGAGATCGACGCACTGGTGGGCGACACCCTGCTGTCGGTGCTGCGGCAGTTGCGCAGCGGCTACGACCAGCGCCCGGCCGCCTTCCCGCACAGCATCATCCTGTGCGGGGTGCGCGACGTGCGCGACTACCGCATCCACTCCACCGCCGAGGATCGCATGGTGCTCGGCGGCAGCGCCTTCAACGTCAAGGCCAAGTCGCTGCGCCTGGGTGACTTCTCGGAGCGGGAGGTGCGCGCGCTGCTGGCGCAGCACACGGCCGCGACCGGGCAGGCGTTCACGGCGGAGGCGGTGCGGCTGATCCTGACGCGGACCGCCGGGCAGCCGTGGCTGGTGAACGCGCTGTGCCGGGAGGCGTGCTTTGAGGACGAGGTGGGGCGTAACCGTGAACGCCCGATCACGGCGGACGCCATCGTGGCGGCGCAGGAGCGGCTGATCCTGCGCCGCGACACGCATATCGACGAACTGGCGAACAAGCTGCGCGAGGAGCGCGTGCGGCGCTTGGTGGAGCCGATTCTGACCGGCGCGGCGGAGACCGCGTGCTCGGACGAGGACCTGTACTATGTTCGCGACCTGGGGCTGGTGGCGCAGGCCGACGACGGACCGCCGCGCATCGCCAACCCCATCTACGCCGAGGTAGTGCCGCGCCATCTGAACTACGCGGTGCAGGAGACGCTGCCGCAGCGGATGGTGTGGTATGTAGACGCGGCCGGCGTGCTGGATGTTGAGGGGCTGATCGCGGCGTTCCAGGAATTCTTCCGCGAGCACTCCGAGCACTGGGTGCAGCGTTTCGAGCAGTACCACGAGGCGGGCCCCCAGTTGCTGCTGCAGGCGCACCTGCAGCGCATCGTCAACGGCGGCGGGCGTATCGAGCGCGAGTACGCGCTCGGGCGCGGGCGCACCGACCTGCTGATCGTGTGGCCGCAGGGCGGGCGCGAGCGGCGCTTCGTGGTGGAGTGCAAGGTGCTGCGCAAGGGGTTGGAGCGGACCATCGCCGAGGGGGTGGAGCAGACGCAGGGCTACATGGACCGGTGCGGGGCGGAGGCGGGCCACCTGGTCGTGTTCGACCGCACGCCGGACCGGACCTGGGCGGAAAAGATCTTCCGCCGCGCGCCGGCGGAAGCCGGCGTCCCGGTCACGGTCTGGGGGATGTAG